In Oreochromis aureus strain Israel breed Guangdong linkage group 9, ZZ_aureus, whole genome shotgun sequence, the genomic window CGCTATGTGGTCTAAACTTTCAATTGGGATATAAAGCGAAAAAGGCGATACCGTAAAGACTGGTGTAAAAGCGCAAGGAAATTTATGCGGCGGAGAAGAAGCGGCTGGCTTGACCGCGGCTCACAAATGACGGCTCACTTGACCGCGGTTCAATAATGCAGCGTAATGAAATAATCTCCCGATCTTCGCGAAACCTATAAACTGCCTCCAGAACCCAGTTAAGGTCCAAAAACATCTATTCAACAAAAATAGTGATGCAGTTCAGTGTTTTTTCGCTCAGCCGAGCCGTCTCTGTTGCTGTGTGGAGCAGCCTGTGTCAGTCACCTCTGTCACGCGTCACTCATCCAGTACTGTTCTGCAGTCTCATAAGGaaactcagctgtttcataTACAGTTTTCCCTTGTTCCcacatataaatattttttttaaagtatttgttcGAATATTcgtaaaaaataacttttttgtttttgttttttttgtgtgccttTCCGAATACTGTATTCGGGTTCGGCTCCACCCCTCCTTCATAGGTATTGttactgatgatttttcttgtcAGGGATAAAATACATATCTATacttttgtgtcccagctgagtaacaggaggagaagagtctggtggagcagcagaggaacaatttcagccatttggactcagctcagccactacagaggaaacaatgacttcaacacaaaaggtgagaaaaatatcacagttacactgttattgaacctgtgtgcacagctggttgttaacagcagctttatctttTCCATCCTGGGCTCCTCCATACATACAGAATCTACattcacaaacaaaaaccacagaAGTTACAAGAAAGTACAAAGATCATATTTTATCAGcacacattgaaacaacaaTATCATCAGTTGAACTCACAATATTTTTATGACAAAAGATTTTCTACTTTGATCAATATTTCTTCTATTATGTAATTTTAATTACAAGTCTTTTTGTagtacataataataataataaaaaaatgcatttatatagcgctttacaattccactattcattcactctaacattcacacactggtggaggcagctacagttgtagccacagctgccctgaggCAGACTGACGGaagctgccatatcgcgccttCGCCCCCTccggccatcaccagtaggcagcaggtgaagtgtcttgctcaaggacacaacgaccgagactgtctgagccggggctcgaaccggcaaccttccagttacaagatgaactgccaactctttgaGCAATGATCGCATCATTGTAGTGTGGAACTATCACCAGAAGGTGGTGGTAACACACCTACAACTTGTTTCTTGACATCTTTGATTCCACTAATGGAGacagtttcagtttgttccgcgactgcatttcactcactgcctctgtttgtatctctgtcactgcaggaccaacatggagcgagaagtcagcgctctcaggaggccgacaaacctcacagaagaaagggagagaaaaaatacaGCTGTGATTTTTGTGGAAATTTTTTTACCCGGGCTCAACacctaaaaacacaccaactcatccacagtggaattAAACCGTACAGCTGTGATTTGTGTGGAACTTTTTTTACCCGggctggaaacttaaaaacacaccaactcatacACAGTGGAATTAAaccgtacagctgtgacttgtgtgaaAAATCTTTTACACGGGCTCAACAcctgaaaacacaccaactcatgcACCGTGGAATTAAcccgtacagctgtgacttgtgtggaaaatcTTTTACCCGGGATCAACACctgaaaaaacaccaacttatccacagtggagttaaaccgtacagctgtgacttgtgtggaaaatcTTTCATCCAGGCTCAACAcctgaaaacacaccaactcatccaccgTGGAGTTAAAGCGCACtactgtgagttgtgtggaaaatCTTTTACCCAGCctggaagcttaaaaagacaccaactcgtccacagtggagttaaagcgtacagctgtgatcagtgtggtaaAGCTTTTGCTCAAAGTATATACTTACAGCGTCATcaagttacccactctggaagtAAAGCGTACCCCTGTGatttttgtggaaaaacatTCCGCCGCATAGAGTCACGAAATAGACACTTACGCATTCACACTGGACATAATGTTTAtttctgtgatcagtgtggaaaactCTTTCCAACAGGTGTACagttacaacaacacatgtttacccacaatgaggagagaccttataaatgtgacctgtgtgataAGACTTTCAAATCTCCAAATTTCCTGAGAAAACACCAaaagatccacaccagaaagtaaCTTTACAactgcagttactgtgaggtatgtatttatattttttatcttCTCATTTTAGACTGACTGTATGGAACAAGTCAGATCAGTAAACTTATGGCGTTATATTGGATGAATTGATTGAAAAAATGTGCTATTTTCACCCAGTAAGCTGAGTGTTATTAATAGAAGCAAGTATCACAGTTGCTATAGGTTAATAGGACTTAGGCTCCCCTTTTCtctaatcaaaacaaaaaaataaaaaagtaaacagaaaacaaagaaacaaaaacataagaagaagaagaactttatttataaagggCTTTCAGACAAAGTTCTTTACAGCATGTGTAGGATAGGGTGAACAAGTGGGTCTTCAACTTAGCTTCAAAAACCTCCACAGAGGCTCCATTAATATCTTGAGGGAGGTTGTTGCACAAAAACGGGgcacgaaaagaaaaagcacgtTCCccaaaagttgttgtttttttttttttttttttttttttttttttctggctctAGGAACTTTTGAATGACCAGAATCCTGGTCGTTCACCAGAGAGGTATGAAGGTGCCAAACCATTTAAAGCCTTGTAGGTGAGCAGCAGGACCTTAAAATCTGTCGAACCTCACAAGGTAGCTAATGAAGGGATTTCAATACAGGGGTGATGTGCTCAAATTTTCCAGTTTTAGTTCAAATgtgagcagctgcattttgcaccatctgtaaacctctaaaacttttctttggtaGCCCAGAAAGGAGAGCGTTACAATAATCGATATGTGAAGACACAAATGCGTGGAGAAGAACCTCTGCAGTGTAGTTTGATAAAACTTGTCTGATTTTAGCTATGTTCCTCTAATGACAAAAGGCTGTCTTTGTTGTCTCTTTTGCATGAGACTCGAAGGAGAGCGCCATGTCGAACCACACGCCCAAGTTTTTAACCTTGGCCCTGCAATTTATGACATAGTCATCAATTTTCAAGATTCagctcaattttatttatataacgccaaatcacaacaacagtcgcctcaaggtgttttatattgtacagtagattctacaataatagatacagagaaaatcccaacaatcatatgacccctatgagcaagcactttggcgacagtgggaaggaaaaactggttCTGTAGAAAACCTATACAGTACCAGTGCTTGTTGCTGTTCCTCTACATCAAATACATTAAATTGGGAGATGCTCTTTGTTTCAGGCAATGTTCAGGATATAAATGTTGAAGGAATTCCCTGACttactgtctttgtgtctttgtttacacACAGATGGATCCACTTCGTCaatgtggtggtgggaaagagtttcactgtgacctttgtggaaaaactttcaattACCAGAAAGCCTGAAAATACATCAGTGTAgactagtgatgggatttccggctctttttagagaaccggctctttcggctcggctcactaaaaagagccggctctttcagctccgaaccggctcttcaggttgttttgttgctttaattaatttattattacaataatataaaattatgcacaaaaggaattactaatgtaaaaaaagtggttttatttatatatgtttatatataaatatatacagtggcccctagagacacgtacaaactccaaaaagcacgtacaaactctaaaacacatttctagtgttaactgaacttccaaaacagctacctagatcacttaaattacacaattgaaagcatatgtgtattgtttgtgtatttactgTTACGGGTTCAGAATTGAGGGAAGACACAAAACCAGAACAGTCCACAAGGGTTGGGTCAaagcaattatttattttgaacacACGCGCGGGGAGATATTACTGCACACATCAGCATGGGTCTCCaccaaaaatacatttcaatttGCTTTTATAAtgtcagggtattatgacgccccctcatgcgtttacaagcacataatttgcatcttaagaacattgaTCAATTTTTAGAAATAATGCAGACACAagagttcctctttctggtatCTTCTTCCAAATAAGGCGATGGTCTCAGGCCTCTGGGTCCCCATGGGCTGGTTCTCTCCTTCTCGTcatctgttactaggcagactCAAATGGAACATGTTTGCTGAACACATTCAGGCCTCTATTCAGGTCTGTTTCTAGGTTATGtgatatatatgtgttttgtaagcatgtgtgcgaTCTTTCTTAAGCTCCCAGCATCTCCTCCAATGGATTGTCCGGACCTATCGCCGAACGAAGCTCGTGACCTTTAATTACCTGGGGGAGCTTCAGCTCTTTATGAGCACAgaactgcaatgtgtgtataaggatataacaatataaaaatggttataactgcacctgtgataaggttaatatggtgtcagtgtgttaaatgTCTCCCTGCCATCTTAAAGCTATATGTGATACTCTTAATGCGATGCTAATGCTATGAGatatattgtagcagtaaaacaatttctttaattccacattacacacaaacaattatttgaatataatatattcaaataatttaaaaaaaagttcatttacctcttactaccacacaccggtcgttggtacttgctggcttgtgtagcctctaggtaacaaaagctcaacactgcgcctagcattctggagcacttctgttgtcttttgtacatgttttggagtttttacgtgcttcttaggctacgtccacacgtacacgggtatttttgaaaacagagattttccgttttcgttttaaaaaataatcccgtccacatgtaaatgcaggaatgaaggaaaacgctgctaggaacatgccaaagcaacaggtgccgatatattcctaaacgtgtagaaatgttgcccaatcagaagtctagaagcctcggtgggaaatagtaaacaaagatggggcgtagaagcagaaccgagtcgtatgtgtggagggacagtaactgtgtgtttatatgtaagcatttaaacactgcagagagtacaattaacagtaacagtattgtagaaattcatttcgcCGAAAcaaaacgtggcgcacagtgtgacgtcaaaaaaggcgcacatctttgacgctgcgttttctccgttttcctcatcCACGCGTAattgcaaaaacggagttttcgaaaatatccaccctgacaggaatttttagaaatctccgttttcagtgaccgaaaacgccgtttacgtgttgacgaaaggtgcaaacgcatagaaaaatctcagttttcaaaaatacccgggtatgtgtggatgtagcctgagtttttatttgttttggagtttttacgtgattctgagtttttacgtgttttggagtatgtacgtgctgctttgtctctaggggccaccgtaaatatacttttatttattcactccacataaaatgtaataaataaatcatataatacaaaaaccaactagtcactgttcaacttttaactatttaaattttcagctttttccttttaaacaaatttaaaatgaaacaacacaaaacactgcaaaccacaacacaattaaatataaattaagatatgaaaaagaagatgcatgttctctgtcatatgggcctgcatgaataaactttctgaatcctttatcatctgcaactgaaacagttgtggatgattactatacctttctaatgtgacgttgttgtccctggctctctttctctctccctccctcccgctctgttcctgtgctactgccagtgtaactaccgcccctccccccccactgcccagcgcaaagcacaaggctcgcgtgcggagtgaagcggaaaaaaaagtgcgagagagagagagagagagagagggtgagagaaagggggaaaaaaaaaaacccacggctcgcgataaggagcctgctcgcgtcgttcacttcaaagatccggctctaagagccatttcgttcgcgaccgacccATCACTAgtgtagacacactggagataAAATGAACATGCAGTTGTTAgccctttattttaaaaaaaaatggcctTGACCCTTTAGTTTGCTCAAATTTTAGACCTATTTTAAGACTTCCATTCCTTTCAAAGTTATTGGAAAAATAGTTTTTACCCAACTTAATACGTTTCTTGATGCTAATGGCATCATAGAACTTTTTCAGTCCGGTTTTAAACATCTACACTCCACTGAAACAGCACTTTTACGTGTTTTTAACGATATCTTTTTAGCTACTGATTGTGGAAGTTCTGTGATCCTTGTGCTGTTAGATCTTACTGCAGCGTTTGACACTGTTGACCACGATATTCTTATCTCTCGTTTCGAACACCTGGTTGACATTAAAGGTGCAGCACTGAATTGGCTTCGCTCATATTTTAGTGGCAGAATGTTTACCGTTAAAGTTGAAAATTTTGAGTCCACCTCAGCCCCCCTTCCTTGTGGGGTGCCCCAGGGCTCAATCCTTggccctcttctttttttcattataccTGCTCCCTTTGGGGTCTATTTTTAGAAAACACGAAATATcctttcactgctatgcagacgACTGCTAAATTTATTTGCCTTCAGCACCAAATGGCCCAGGCTCCATCCAAATCCTTTTGAACTGCCTTGAAGATGTCAAAGCTTGGATGGCTCTGAACGTTTAGAGTTTCAATGAGAGTAAAACGAAGGTGATTGTATTTAGACCTAATAATATTTCATGCAGCCCGCTTGTAAATTGTGGTTTGCTAGGGTCTTATATCAAGCAGCATGTGACAAACTTGGGAGTCATTATGGACTCAGATTTTAAATTGGACAAACATATTAGTTTGGTGTTGCAAAAAAGCTTTTTCCACCTGAGGCAAATAGCTAAGCTGAAGCCAGTTTTGTCAAGACGTGACATGGAGAAGGTAATACATGCCTTTATTTCAACACGGCTTGACTACTGTAATGCACTGTTTTTTTGGAGTCAAGCAGTGATCGCTTGCTCGTCTTCAGCtcattcaaaatgctgctgcccgCCTCTTAACTGGTACCCACA contains:
- the LOC116321507 gene encoding zinc finger protein 492-like, whose protein sequence is MTSTQKDQHGARSQRSQEADKPHRRKGEKKYSCDFCGNFFTRAQHLKTHQLIHSGIKPYSCDLCGTFFTRAGNLKTHQLIHSGIKPYSCDLCEKSFTRAQHLKTHQLMHRGINPYSCDLCGKSFTRDQHLKKHQLIHSGVKPYSCDLCGKSFIQAQHLKTHQLIHRGVKAHYCELCGKSFTQPGSLKRHQLVHSGVKAYSCDQCGKAFAQSIYLQRHQVTHSGSKAYPCDFCGKTFRRIESRNRHLRIHTGHNVYFCDQCGKLFPTGVQLQQHMFTHNEERPYKCDLCDKTFKSPNFLRKHQKIHTRK